From one Fundidesulfovibrio putealis DSM 16056 genomic stretch:
- a CDS encoding amino acid ABC transporter permease (The N-terminal region of this protein, as described by TIGR01726, is a three transmembrane segment that identifies a subfamily of ABC transporter permease subunits, which specificities that include histidine, arginine, glutamine, glutamate, L-cystine (sic), the opines (in Agrobacterium) octopine and nopaline, etc.), with amino-acid sequence MNGKSYSLRHLRVALKRGLIVLCALCALSALLGALPAQAQDSETLMRQGRDAMAEGRLQDAEAIFLQVPAPIADAEDEGLYASARMQVARLRIASKDFNGAVAAAREVLAHYSEHAEAKNLIISIERERMPAWERFLQDCWRFLPSLLVGAGMTLLLVFCTIIISPVGGLLIALGRISSFKFLRAPCWMVIWLFRGTPLLLQLFFIYYGLPSMGITLKPLSAALIGLGVNYSAYLAEIIRAGIESIPRGQMEAAKALGMTYGQAMRRVIVPQTYKRLVPPIANEFIALIKDTALVSTIAMVELMRAADQMFNTYFNVTAIILAGIIYLFFTTVFTFIFERIEARVGIYEQR; translated from the coding sequence GTGAACGGCAAATCATACAGTTTAAGGCATCTGAGAGTCGCTCTGAAAAGAGGGCTTATCGTCCTGTGCGCCCTATGCGCTCTGTCCGCGCTGCTGGGGGCTCTTCCCGCCCAGGCGCAGGACTCCGAAACGCTGATGCGCCAGGGGCGCGACGCCATGGCCGAAGGCCGTCTCCAGGACGCCGAGGCCATCTTCCTGCAAGTCCCCGCGCCCATCGCCGACGCCGAGGACGAAGGGCTCTACGCCAGCGCCCGCATGCAGGTGGCGCGGCTTCGCATCGCCTCCAAGGATTTCAACGGCGCGGTCGCCGCCGCGCGCGAGGTGCTGGCCCACTATTCCGAGCACGCCGAAGCCAAGAACCTCATCATCTCCATCGAGCGCGAGCGCATGCCCGCCTGGGAGCGCTTCCTCCAGGACTGCTGGCGTTTTCTGCCCTCGCTGCTGGTGGGTGCGGGAATGACGCTGCTGCTGGTGTTCTGCACCATCATCATCTCCCCGGTGGGGGGCCTGCTCATTGCGCTTGGGCGCATAAGCTCCTTTAAATTTCTGCGTGCCCCGTGCTGGATGGTCATCTGGCTGTTTCGCGGCACGCCGCTCCTGCTCCAGCTCTTTTTCATCTACTACGGCCTGCCGTCCATGGGCATCACGCTAAAGCCACTGTCCGCCGCACTCATCGGCCTTGGCGTGAACTACTCGGCCTATCTGGCCGAGATCATCCGCGCAGGCATCGAGTCCATCCCGCGCGGGCAGATGGAGGCGGCCAAGGCCCTGGGCATGACCTACGGCCAGGCCATGCGCCGGGTCATCGTTCCCCAGACCTACAAGCGTCTGGTTCCGCCCATCGCCAACGAGTTCATAGCGCTCATCAAGGACACGGCCCTGGTCTCCACCATCGCCATGGTGGAACTGATGCGCGCCGCCGACCAGATGTTCAACACCTACTTCAACGTGACCGCCATCATCCTGGCGGGCATCATCTACCTGTTCTTTACCACCGTGTTCACCTTCATCTTCGAGCGCATCGAGGCGCGCGTGGGCATTTATGAGCAACGCTGA
- a CDS encoding amino acid ABC transporter ATP-binding protein: MSNADTHPLIECLNLRKRFGEHDALDDVSMTVSRGEKVVIIGPSGSGKSTLLRAMNFLETIDAGEIRFEGRSAGYRQVGGKLVLDTQQNLCALRTQIGMVFQQFNLFPHMTTLGNVMEGPVTVLGRPRNEARDLAMEVLGKVGMADKADRFPATLSGGQKQRVAIARALAMQPKLMLFDEPTSALDPELVGEVFEAIKKLAFEGMTMVIVTHNMGFAREVADTVAFMEAGRILLADPPAKFFGSDCEMPRIRSFMDKIM, translated from the coding sequence ATGAGCAACGCTGACACGCATCCCCTCATCGAGTGTCTGAACCTGCGCAAACGCTTCGGCGAGCACGACGCCCTGGACGACGTGTCCATGACCGTGTCGCGCGGCGAGAAAGTGGTCATCATCGGCCCCTCGGGTTCGGGCAAGTCCACCCTGCTTCGGGCCATGAATTTCCTGGAGACCATCGACGCGGGCGAGATCCGCTTCGAGGGCAGGAGCGCGGGATACAGGCAGGTGGGCGGCAAGCTCGTGCTGGACACGCAGCAGAACCTGTGCGCGCTGCGCACCCAGATCGGCATGGTGTTCCAGCAGTTCAACCTGTTCCCGCACATGACCACCCTGGGCAACGTGATGGAAGGTCCCGTCACCGTGCTTGGCCGCCCCAGGAACGAGGCGCGCGACCTGGCCATGGAGGTGCTCGGCAAGGTGGGCATGGCCGACAAGGCCGACCGCTTCCCGGCCACGCTCTCGGGCGGGCAGAAACAGCGCGTGGCCATCGCGCGGGCCTTGGCCATGCAGCCCAAGCTGATGCTTTTTGACGAGCCGACCTCGGCGCTGGACCCGGAACTGGTGGGGGAAGTGTTCGAGGCCATCAAGAAGCTGGCCTTCGAGGGAATGACCATGGTCATCGTCACGCACAACATGGGCTTTGCCCGCGAAGTGGCCGACACCGTGGCTTTCATGGAGGCCGGGCGCATCCTGCTGGCCGACCCGCCAGCGAAATTCTTCGGCTCCGACTGCGAGATGCCGCGCATCCGCTCCTTCATGGATAAGATCATGTAG
- the buk gene encoding butyrate kinase yields the protein MTHRILTINPGSTSTKAVLFEGGKCLLEVELAHDRSELGRFARVIDQLEHRVERLKAELGDPTALGRLDAVVGRGGFLAPIPGGVYAVSQAMLDELSVAAHGDHASNLGAFMAREFAELFECPALIVDPVATDELMDAARLTGLPEAPRRSIFHALGQRGAAREAARRLGLDYERGRFIVAHLGGGISVGAHLKGRVVDVTNALDGEGPMSPERSGSLPLLPVLKLIEDGVYTPAQLREVLTRRAGLAAHLGESDLRRVEARMDAGDEKVRQVFEAMVYAIAKAVASMAPALEGRVEAVVFTGGMARSTRLTHELTRLTAYLGPVVVVAGLEEMETMARGAELALSGKLPVQTYPPEPAAAT from the coding sequence ATGACGCACCGAATCCTGACCATAAATCCGGGCTCCACCTCCACCAAGGCTGTTCTTTTCGAAGGCGGGAAATGCCTGCTTGAGGTGGAACTGGCCCACGACAGGAGCGAACTGGGGCGCTTTGCACGCGTGATCGACCAGCTGGAACACCGGGTGGAGCGCCTGAAGGCCGAACTGGGCGATCCGACCGCGCTCGGCAGGCTGGACGCCGTGGTCGGGCGCGGGGGCTTTCTGGCTCCCATCCCCGGCGGGGTCTACGCCGTGAGCCAGGCCATGCTGGACGAACTGAGCGTGGCCGCGCACGGGGATCACGCCAGCAACCTGGGGGCCTTCATGGCGCGCGAGTTCGCGGAGCTTTTCGAATGCCCGGCGCTCATCGTGGACCCGGTGGCCACGGACGAGCTGATGGACGCCGCACGCCTGACCGGCCTGCCCGAAGCGCCGCGCCGCAGCATCTTCCACGCGCTGGGCCAGCGCGGGGCCGCACGCGAGGCAGCGCGCAGGCTTGGGCTCGACTACGAGCGGGGCCGCTTCATCGTGGCCCACCTGGGCGGGGGAATTTCCGTGGGCGCGCACCTGAAGGGGCGCGTGGTGGACGTGACCAACGCCCTGGACGGCGAAGGCCCCATGAGCCCCGAGCGCTCGGGCTCGCTGCCGCTTCTGCCGGTGCTGAAGCTGATCGAGGACGGGGTGTACACTCCCGCGCAGTTGCGCGAGGTGCTGACGCGCCGGGCCGGGCTCGCGGCGCACCTGGGCGAGAGCGACCTGCGCCGGGTGGAAGCGCGCATGGACGCGGGCGACGAAAAGGTCCGGCAGGTGTTCGAGGCCATGGTATACGCTATCGCCAAGGCAGTGGCTTCGATGGCCCCTGCCCTGGAAGGCCGGGTGGAGGCGGTGGTTTTCACAGGCGGGATGGCCCGCAGCACACGCCTGACGCACGAGCTGACGCGCCTGACCGCCTATCTGGGGCCGGTGGTCGTGGTGGCCGGGCTGGAAGAGATGGAGACCATGGCCCGTGGCGCGGAGCTTGCGTTGTCGGGCAAACTGCCCGTCCAGACGTATCCGCCGGAGCCCGCCGCCGCTACATGA
- a CDS encoding TRAP transporter small permease, with product MSESRNLPAGGLYGLAGRLNRTLEVVCGLCMAAMVVIVWLGIFSRYTVDLGLTWTEELSRYVMIWGALLAVPIGAYRREHIGLDLVFRHFSPSMQRTVRFVLDLIGVAFFLFLTWFGIGMTVKGASQFATIFHMSMAVPFAAVPVSSILTAFMILASMGHAKHEAEECSLAGGTLND from the coding sequence ATGAGCGAATCACGTAATCTCCCTGCGGGCGGCCTGTACGGACTCGCGGGAAGACTGAACCGGACGTTGGAAGTGGTCTGCGGCCTGTGCATGGCCGCCATGGTGGTCATCGTCTGGCTGGGGATTTTCTCCCGCTACACCGTGGACCTCGGTCTCACCTGGACGGAAGAGCTCTCGCGCTACGTGATGATCTGGGGCGCGCTGCTGGCGGTGCCCATCGGCGCCTACCGGCGCGAGCACATCGGGCTGGATCTCGTGTTCCGGCACTTCTCCCCCTCCATGCAACGCACGGTCCGCTTCGTCCTGGACCTCATTGGCGTCGCCTTCTTCCTGTTCCTCACCTGGTTCGGCATCGGCATGACCGTCAAGGGCGCGAGCCAGTTCGCCACCATCTTCCACATGAGCATGGCCGTGCCGTTCGCGGCGGTGCCGGTCTCCAGCATCCTGACCGCCTTCATGATCCTGGCCTCCATGGGACACGCCAAGCACGAAGCCGAGGAATGCTCCCTGGCTGGAGGGACCCTCAATGATTAG
- a CDS encoding TRAP transporter large permease: MISVAIAFIVLMFIGLPIGYVLGVTGILGLLQIGGVNFMAMAPKRYFEGLDLFTFMAMPFFILAGEIMNKSGITLRLVAFTDALVGHMRGGLAHSNIVASTIFAGMTGAAVSDAAALGNTLVPAMVSQGYTRPFACAVTVAGSIIGPTIPPSNLMVIYGSLMGVSIAGLFAAGIVPGLMICVACMAVIASLARKLCLPKSRSHFSLWDIFVSFKASIIPLLMPVIILGGILTGIVTPTEAAAIAVMYAIIVGMFVFRTVTLGDVLEMCIRTARVTGIVFLIIAAASILSWWMTFEQIPQAIAAFFFSISRDPVIIKALILVLLLFIGMILDINAALIILAPVLGTLTASIGMDPVHAGIMIVLSLNIGLMTPPVGACLFVLCSITGEKLENIAKSLWPFIIVEVTVLFIITFWTDLAMLGPRLLLN, from the coding sequence ATGATTAGCGTCGCCATCGCCTTCATCGTGCTCATGTTCATCGGCCTGCCCATCGGCTACGTGCTGGGCGTCACCGGCATTCTGGGGCTCTTGCAGATCGGCGGCGTGAACTTCATGGCCATGGCCCCCAAGCGCTACTTCGAGGGCCTGGACCTGTTCACCTTCATGGCCATGCCCTTCTTCATCCTGGCGGGCGAGATCATGAACAAGTCCGGCATCACCCTGCGGCTGGTGGCCTTCACCGACGCCCTGGTAGGGCACATGCGCGGCGGCCTGGCCCACTCCAACATCGTGGCCTCCACCATCTTCGCGGGCATGACCGGGGCTGCCGTGTCCGACGCCGCCGCGCTTGGCAACACCCTGGTCCCGGCCATGGTCAGCCAGGGCTACACCCGGCCCTTCGCCTGCGCGGTGACGGTGGCCGGGTCCATCATCGGCCCCACCATCCCGCCCTCGAACCTCATGGTCATCTACGGCTCGCTCATGGGCGTGTCCATCGCCGGGCTGTTCGCGGCGGGCATCGTGCCCGGCCTCATGATCTGCGTGGCCTGCATGGCGGTCATCGCGTCGCTGGCGCGGAAACTCTGCCTGCCCAAGAGCCGCTCGCACTTCAGCCTGTGGGACATCTTCGTGTCCTTCAAGGCGTCCATCATCCCGCTGCTCATGCCGGTTATCATCCTGGGCGGCATCCTCACCGGCATAGTCACCCCTACCGAAGCGGCGGCCATCGCCGTGATGTACGCCATCATCGTGGGCATGTTCGTGTTCCGCACCGTCACCCTGGGCGACGTGCTGGAGATGTGCATCCGCACGGCGCGGGTCACGGGCATCGTGTTCCTGATCATCGCGGCGGCGTCCATCCTCTCCTGGTGGATGACATTCGAACAGATCCCCCAGGCCATCGCAGCCTTCTTCTTCTCCATCTCCCGCGACCCCGTGATCATCAAGGCCCTGATCCTGGTCCTGCTGCTGTTTATCGGCATGATCCTGGACATCAACGCCGCGCTCATCATCCTGGCCCCGGTGCTGGGCACGCTGACCGCCTCCATCGGCATGGACCCGGTGCACGCGGGCATCATGATCGTCCTGTCCTTGAACATCGGTCTCATGACGCCGCCGGTTGGAGCTTGTCTGTTCGTTTTGTGCTCCATCACCGGGGAGAAGCTCGAAAACATCGCCAAATCGCTCTGGCCGTTCATCATCGTGGAGGTGACGGTTCTCTTCATCATCACCTTCTGGACGGACCTGGCGATGCTCGGACCACGGCTGCTGTTAAACTAG
- a CDS encoding TRAP transporter substrate-binding protein, with product MRKLVSLLLTAALAVMFVLPGAALAQKVIKLHHLNKDDPFDNSTGAMAQVFKSLVEAGTNGKVKVQTFPNSQLGKDNEVLQQVKDNVIQSGIFSVGGFAAMYPPIGVLDIPFAFPNISATYAVLDGPFGQKLSADITKKTGFKVLGFGDSGGFFAFSNSKKPIKTPDDLKGLKIRTMGLETHKRMVSALGGQPVAIAWAEVYTALQTGVADGQMNPIPIIAFAKFDEVQKYLTLSEHIFAPYVWVMNPEFYKSLTPQEMDVVNYAAKSAIVAGRGLARVIEASDRGLPALAKKMEVYALTAEEKAKFREVAVPAVKAYIKEALGPEGEQLMNDFLTAIAESEKAGK from the coding sequence ATGCGTAAACTCGTCTCGCTCTTATTGACCGCCGCCCTGGCCGTGATGTTCGTGCTGCCCGGAGCTGCCCTGGCCCAGAAAGTGATCAAGCTGCACCACCTGAACAAGGACGACCCCTTCGACAACTCCACCGGAGCCATGGCCCAGGTGTTCAAGTCCCTGGTGGAGGCGGGCACCAACGGCAAGGTGAAGGTGCAGACCTTCCCCAACTCGCAGCTGGGCAAGGACAACGAGGTGCTCCAGCAGGTGAAGGACAACGTCATCCAGTCCGGCATCTTCTCCGTGGGCGGCTTCGCGGCCATGTATCCGCCCATCGGCGTGCTGGACATCCCCTTCGCCTTCCCCAACATCTCCGCCACCTACGCCGTGCTGGACGGCCCCTTCGGCCAGAAGCTCTCCGCCGACATCACCAAGAAGACCGGCTTCAAGGTGCTGGGCTTTGGCGACTCCGGCGGCTTCTTCGCCTTCTCCAACTCCAAGAAGCCCATCAAGACCCCCGACGACCTGAAGGGCCTGAAGATCCGCACCATGGGCCTGGAAACTCACAAACGCATGGTTTCCGCCCTGGGCGGCCAGCCCGTGGCCATCGCCTGGGCCGAAGTCTACACCGCACTCCAGACCGGCGTGGCCGACGGGCAGATGAACCCCATCCCCATCATCGCCTTCGCCAAGTTCGACGAGGTGCAGAAGTATCTGACCCTCTCCGAGCACATCTTCGCCCCCTACGTGTGGGTCATGAACCCCGAGTTCTACAAGTCCCTGACCCCGCAGGAGATGGACGTGGTCAACTACGCGGCCAAGTCCGCCATCGTGGCCGGACGCGGTCTGGCCCGCGTGATTGAAGCCTCGGATCGCGGCTTGCCCGCCCTGGCCAAGAAGATGGAAGTCTACGCCCTGACCGCCGAGGAGAAGGCCAAGTTCCGCGAAGTGGCCGTGCCTGCCGTGAAGGCCTACATCAAGGAAGCCCTCGGACCCGAAGGCGAACAGCTGATGAACGACTTCCTGACCGCCATCGCCGAGTCCGAGAAGGCTGGCAAGTAG
- a CDS encoding threonine aldolase family protein, which produces MHSFASDNNSGVHPAVLAAIAKANTGHAVGYGADPWTEAAQDSFRTEFGPDAQTFFVFLGTAANVLSLNALTRSHHAVICARTAHINVDECGAPERMLGCKLLTCPGTDGKLTPDDVRPFLNDLGNEHHNQPRVISITQSTELGTVYLPQEILALADFAHQHGMFLHMDGARIGNAAAALNLSLAAVSRDCGVDVLSCGGTKNGMMFGEAVVFFRPELASEFRYQRKQAMQLASKMRFISAQFSALLADSLWLSNAQNANAMARLLAREAAAVPGVTLTRPVDTNAVFARIPAKAVAALQERYFFYVWNASQADAPEVRWMCSFDTTEQDVLAFVQALRGVMAGM; this is translated from the coding sequence ATGCACAGCTTCGCCAGCGACAACAATTCCGGCGTCCATCCCGCCGTCCTCGCCGCCATCGCCAAGGCCAACACCGGCCACGCCGTGGGCTACGGCGCGGACCCCTGGACCGAGGCCGCACAGGACTCCTTCCGCACCGAATTCGGCCCGGACGCCCAGACCTTCTTCGTGTTCCTGGGAACCGCCGCCAACGTCCTTTCCCTGAACGCCCTCACCCGCTCGCACCACGCGGTCATCTGCGCCAGAACCGCCCACATCAACGTGGACGAGTGCGGCGCGCCTGAGCGCATGCTGGGCTGCAAGCTGCTCACCTGCCCCGGCACGGACGGCAAGCTCACGCCGGACGACGTGCGCCCCTTCCTGAACGACCTGGGCAACGAGCACCACAACCAGCCGCGCGTCATTTCCATCACTCAGTCCACGGAACTGGGCACCGTCTACCTCCCCCAGGAAATATTGGCCCTGGCCGATTTCGCCCATCAGCACGGCATGTTCCTGCACATGGACGGCGCGCGCATCGGCAACGCCGCCGCCGCGCTGAACCTGAGCCTGGCCGCCGTCAGCCGCGACTGCGGCGTGGACGTGCTGAGCTGCGGCGGCACCAAGAACGGCATGATGTTCGGGGAGGCCGTGGTCTTCTTCCGGCCCGAACTGGCCAGCGAATTCCGCTACCAGCGCAAGCAGGCCATGCAACTGGCCTCCAAGATGCGCTTCATCTCCGCGCAGTTTTCCGCCCTCCTCGCCGACTCGCTGTGGCTTTCCAACGCCCAAAACGCCAACGCCATGGCCCGGCTGCTGGCGCGCGAGGCCGCTGCCGTCCCAGGCGTCACGCTCACCCGCCCCGTGGACACCAACGCCGTGTTCGCGCGCATCCCGGCCAAGGCCGTGGCCGCGCTTCAGGAGCGCTATTTCTTCTACGTGTGGAACGCCTCGCAGGCCGACGCGCCCGAAGTGCGCTGGATGTGCTCGTTCGACACCACCGAGCAGGACGTGCTGGCGTTCGTCCAGGCGCTGCGCGGCGTGATGGCGGGAATGTAA
- a CDS encoding HD-GYP domain-containing protein produces the protein MVLRRFLRNNDLSPLFAKAKALLDPGWGVGIVQGGRLLAGLGIEDDHLDQPGALRFSSSFSTTGQPAGHVVVAPTQATGGHFAVQNVQLVADFLAQSLEMLLKQDEARRALATDTLQKYRELSLLHRATVGLNTSLRLREVGRALLAECQSGALPMEMGMLFLRDNDNEDPSPIASFGPAGAHQLERILSGPFFADIMRSGKGEIISDLSADSRWHDEVPGLKSLLAMPIVAADSRVGALILASARDIPVEASHLQYVTTLASVAGTAMGNAVHFESIQTLMKALLQALATAIDARDPFTAGHSHRVARLAVALGKVVHQDDSRFKDVAFDGNGLAEIFYAGLLHDVGKIGVREQVLTKASRLPDSHMQVIGMRMALHSEVIGAPWKNNFERLRRINRSDTISRDDAALVMEIGQQEISVYGQLMPVLTDEEAMALMVARGNLLPEERREIERHPTESFRILQHIPFPRNMQNLLDAIFQHHERLDGSGYPSGLKGDEISLITRILMIVDIYDAVTMERHYKPALPRAKALLVLEDEAEQGKLDRHLVNLMAQHIEQIEEDSQNMDMHQDFDAILSIAPR, from the coding sequence ATGGTTTTACGCAGATTTCTCAGAAACAACGATCTTTCGCCCCTGTTCGCCAAGGCCAAGGCGCTCCTCGACCCAGGTTGGGGCGTGGGCATCGTCCAGGGCGGCAGACTTCTCGCGGGCCTGGGCATCGAGGACGACCATCTGGATCAGCCCGGAGCTTTGCGCTTCAGCTCGTCCTTCTCCACAACCGGCCAGCCCGCCGGACATGTGGTCGTGGCTCCGACCCAGGCCACGGGCGGCCATTTCGCGGTCCAGAACGTCCAGCTGGTGGCGGACTTCCTGGCCCAGAGCCTGGAGATGCTCCTCAAGCAGGACGAAGCCCGGCGCGCCCTGGCCACGGACACCCTGCAGAAATACCGGGAGCTCTCCCTGCTGCACCGGGCCACCGTGGGCCTGAACACATCGCTGCGCCTGCGCGAGGTCGGTCGCGCCCTGCTTGCCGAATGCCAGTCCGGCGCGCTTCCCATGGAAATGGGCATGCTCTTCCTGCGCGACAACGACAACGAGGACCCCTCGCCCATCGCATCCTTCGGCCCCGCAGGCGCGCACCAGCTGGAACGCATCCTCTCCGGGCCGTTCTTCGCCGACATCATGCGCAGCGGCAAAGGCGAGATCATAAGCGACCTCTCCGCAGATTCCCGCTGGCATGACGAGGTCCCCGGCCTGAAGTCGCTCCTGGCCATGCCCATCGTGGCCGCCGACTCGCGCGTGGGGGCGCTCATCCTGGCCAGCGCGCGCGACATCCCGGTGGAAGCCTCCCACCTGCAGTACGTCACCACGCTGGCCTCCGTGGCCGGAACCGCCATGGGCAACGCCGTGCACTTCGAGAGCATCCAGACCCTGATGAAGGCCCTGCTCCAGGCGCTGGCCACCGCCATCGACGCACGCGACCCCTTCACCGCCGGGCACTCCCACCGCGTGGCCCGGCTGGCCGTGGCCCTGGGCAAGGTGGTCCATCAGGACGACTCCCGCTTCAAGGACGTCGCCTTCGACGGCAATGGGCTGGCGGAAATCTTTTACGCGGGCCTGCTGCACGACGTGGGCAAGATCGGCGTGCGCGAACAGGTGCTCACCAAGGCGTCGCGCCTGCCAGACTCCCACATGCAGGTCATCGGCATGCGCATGGCCCTGCACTCCGAGGTGATCGGGGCGCCCTGGAAGAACAACTTCGAACGCCTGCGCCGCATCAATCGCTCCGACACCATAAGCCGCGACGACGCCGCCCTGGTGATGGAGATAGGGCAGCAGGAGATCAGCGTCTACGGACAGCTGATGCCGGTGCTCACCGACGAGGAAGCCATGGCCCTCATGGTGGCACGGGGGAACCTCCTGCCTGAGGAACGACGCGAGATAGAACGCCACCCCACCGAAAGCTTCCGCATCCTCCAGCACATCCCCTTCCCCCGCAACATGCAGAACCTCCTGGACGCCATCTTCCAGCACCACGAGCGCCTGGATGGCTCAGGCTACCCTTCCGGACTCAAGGGCGACGAGATCTCGCTCATAACCCGCATCCTCATGATCGTGGACATCTACGACGCCGTCACCATGGAGCGGCACTACAAGCCCGCCCTGCCCAGGGCCAAGGCCCTGCTGGTGCTGGAGGACGAAGCCGAACAAGGCAAGCTGGACAGGCACCTGGTGAACCTCATGGCGCAACACATCGAGCAGATCGAGGAAGATTCCCAGAACATGGACATGCACCAGGATTTCGACGCCATCCTCTCAATCGCCCCGCGCTAG
- a CDS encoding response regulator transcription factor — translation MPGKILIVDDEIHIRMLLEQTLEDLEEEHGVTILSASNGEEGLSLIKREKPDVVFLDIMMPKLNGYEVCRRIKDDPTLSGSLQIVLLTAKGQEVDRRQGLELGARHYMTKPFDPDEVLATARTLLGIPR, via the coding sequence ATGCCCGGCAAGATTCTCATCGTTGACGACGAAATACATATCCGCATGCTCCTCGAGCAGACGCTTGAGGATCTGGAAGAAGAGCACGGCGTGACCATCCTTTCCGCCTCCAACGGCGAAGAGGGGCTCTCGCTCATCAAGCGGGAAAAACCCGACGTGGTCTTCCTGGACATCATGATGCCCAAATTGAACGGATACGAGGTCTGCCGCCGCATCAAGGACGATCCCACGCTCTCGGGCTCGCTCCAGATCGTGCTGCTGACGGCCAAAGGCCAGGAAGTCGACAGGCGCCAGGGCCTGGAACTGGGAGCCCGCCACTACATGACCAAGCCCTTCGACCCCGACGAGGTTCTCGCTACCGCCCGAACCCTGCTGGGCATCCCCCGCTGA
- a CDS encoding IscA/HesB family protein — protein sequence MFTLTEAAKKQLDSYFADKEKSPIRVYLSSGGUAGPRLALALDEPKDTDDVFDADGYSFVVDKELMTKAQPITVDLSYMGFQVNSSLELGGGGCSSGSCSSGSCSQ from the coding sequence ATGTTTACCCTGACCGAAGCTGCAAAGAAGCAGCTGGATTCGTACTTCGCGGACAAGGAGAAATCCCCCATCCGCGTGTACCTCTCTTCCGGCGGCTGAGCTGGCCCCCGGCTGGCATTGGCTCTGGACGAGCCAAAAGATACCGATGATGTTTTCGATGCGGACGGCTACTCCTTCGTGGTGGATAAGGAACTCATGACCAAGGCCCAGCCCATCACCGTGGACCTGTCCTACATGGGCTTCCAGGTCAATTCGAGCCTGGAACTCGGCGGCGGCGGATGCTCTTCCGGCTCCTGCTCCTCCGGCTCCTGCTCCCAATAG
- a CDS encoding IscA/HesB family protein yields the protein MVTVTETAKAQLDAYFAENPKAPIRIFLSSGSCAGPQLSLALDEPKDSDDVFDVNGYSIVVDKELLAEAKPLTVEFGGAGFAVQSSLKLGGGCGGGCSCSSGGCS from the coding sequence ATGGTTACAGTTACCGAAACCGCGAAGGCACAGCTCGACGCGTACTTCGCTGAAAATCCCAAAGCTCCCATCCGCATCTTCCTGAGCAGCGGCTCCTGCGCCGGGCCGCAGCTGAGCCTGGCCCTGGACGAACCCAAGGATTCCGACGACGTGTTCGACGTGAACGGCTATTCCATCGTCGTGGACAAGGAACTCCTGGCGGAAGCCAAACCCCTGACCGTGGAATTTGGCGGCGCGGGCTTCGCCGTGCAGTCCAGCCTGAAGCTCGGCGGCGGTTGCGGCGGCGGCTGTTCCTGCTCGAGCGGCGGCTGCTCCTGA
- the pyrR gene encoding bifunctional pyr operon transcriptional regulator/uracil phosphoribosyltransferase PyrR, with the protein MKRQKIVMNGKEMSRTLERLAFEILERHGECTELALVGVQRRGVELAQRLRRILESRLSCELPLGKLDINLYRDDWTNLAHQPQINQTEIPFAIDGRKIILVDDVLYSGRTVRAALEAILDFGRPRKVELLVLVDRGHRELPIQADYMGKLLPTSREERVDVYVKEQDGEDKVRLADGDPAA; encoded by the coding sequence ATGAAGCGCCAAAAAATTGTGATGAACGGCAAGGAAATGTCGCGCACCCTGGAGCGGCTGGCTTTCGAGATCCTGGAGCGCCACGGCGAGTGCACCGAGCTCGCCCTGGTGGGCGTGCAGCGCCGGGGCGTGGAGCTGGCCCAGCGCCTGCGCAGGATACTGGAATCGCGCCTCTCCTGCGAACTGCCCCTGGGCAAGCTGGACATCAACCTGTACCGCGACGACTGGACCAATCTGGCGCACCAGCCCCAGATCAACCAGACGGAAATCCCCTTCGCCATCGACGGGCGCAAGATCATCCTGGTGGACGACGTGCTCTATTCCGGGCGCACCGTTCGCGCCGCCCTGGAGGCCATCCTCGATTTCGGTCGTCCCAGGAAGGTGGAACTCCTGGTGCTGGTGGACCGGGGACACCGCGAGCTGCCCATCCAGGCCGACTACATGGGCAAGCTCCTGCCCACCTCGCGCGAGGAGCGGGTGGACGTGTACGTGAAGGAGCAGGACGGCGAGGACAAAGTGCGTCTGGCCGACGGCGACCCGGCGGCATGA